The following proteins come from a genomic window of Trifolium pratense cultivar HEN17-A07 linkage group LG4, ARS_RC_1.1, whole genome shotgun sequence:
- the LOC123882289 gene encoding 60S ribosomal protein L18a-2, whose protein sequence is MVGYKFHQYQIVGRALPTEKDEHPKIYRMKLWATNEVRAKSKYWYFLRKIKKVKKSNGQVLAINEIFEKNPTKIKNFGIWLRYQSRTGYHNMYKEYRDTTLNGAVETMYNEMASRHRVRFPCIQIIKTATIPANLCKRESTKQFHNSKIKFPLVFKKIRPPTRSLKTTYKANKPNLFM, encoded by the exons ATGGTCGGCTATAAG TTTCACCAGTATCAAATTGTTGGAAGAGCTCTTCCTACTGAAAAAGATGAACATCCGAAGATTTATCGCATGAAACTTTGGGCAACCAATGAAGTTCGTGCCAAATCTAAGTACTG GTATTTCTTGAGGAAGATTAAGAAGGTTAAGAAAAGCAATGGACAAGTTTTGGCTATCAATGAG ATCTTTGAGAAGAACCCCAccaaaattaagaactttggaaTTTGGTTGAGATACCAGAGTCGTACTGGTTATCACAACATGTACAAGGAATACCGTGATACTACTCTCAATGGTGCTGTGGAGACAATGTACAACGAAATGGCGTCTCGTCATAGGGTCAGGTTTCCATGCATCCAAATCATTAAGACCGCCACCATCCCAGCCAATCTTTGCAAGAGGGAGAGCACTAAGCAGTTCCACAATTCCAAAATCAAGTTCCCCTTGGTGTTCAAGAAGATTAGGCCACCAACTAGGAGCCTGAAAACAACATACAAAGCAAACAAGCCCAACCTGTTTATGTGA